The genomic DNA CTGCGCGCCCGCTTCGCGCCGCCCTTCGCCGGGCCGCATGTCCTGGGCACCGACCAGCTCGGCCGCGACACGCTGGCGCGGCTGCTGATGGCGGGGCGGATCTCGCTGGCCGTGGGCTTCGCCGCCATGGCGCTGTCGATGCTGATCGGCATCAGCGTCGGGCTCATCGCCGGCTTCTATGGCGGGGTGGTAGGCGCGGTGCTGATGCGCTTCGTCGATGCGATGCTCTGCTTCCCCAGCATCTTCCTGCTGCTGGCCCTGGCGGCCTTCGTGCAGCCGGACGTGGTGAGCATCATCATCCTGATCGCGCTGACCGCCTGGATGGAGGTCGCGCGCATCGTGGAGGCGCAGATCCGCGCGCTGCGCGAGCGCGACTTCGCCGTGGCGGCGGAGGCGAGCGGCGCGGGCGATGCGCGGATCATGCTGCGCGAGCTGCTGCCCAACGCGCTGGCGCCGATCGTGGTCTCGGCCACGCTGAACGTGGCGCATGCGATCCTGGCGGAATCCTATATCAGCTTTCTGGGCTATGGCATCCAGCCGCCGACGCCGAGCTGGGGCAACATGCTCGACAACGCGCAGACCTATCTCGGCAGCGCCCCGTGGCTGGCCATCATCCCTGGTGCGGTGATCGCGCTGACGGTAACCTGCTTCAACTTCCTGGGCGACGGGCTGCGCGATGCGCTGG from Roseomonas gilardii includes the following:
- a CDS encoding ABC transporter permease; this encodes MPSDATAGVLATPARSTRNPALRRFLRHRLALFGAVTILLLVLLCVLGPHLLPYDDLYIDLRARFAPPFAGPHVLGTDQLGRDTLARLLMAGRISLAVGFAAMALSMLIGISVGLIAGFYGGVVGAVLMRFVDAMLCFPSIFLLLALAAFVQPDVVSIIILIALTAWMEVARIVEAQIRALRERDFAVAAEASGAGDARIMLRELLPNALAPIVVSATLNVAHAILAESYISFLGYGIQPPTPSWGNMLDNAQTYLGSAPWLAIIPGAVIALTVTCFNFLGDGLRDALDPRAAGR